AACAAATAAAACACTAAAAACCGGGAGTGCCCAAGGTATCCTTCGATGTTATCTCCGAAAATCCACAGGTAAAGCATGTTACCGCCTAAATGCAAAAATCCGCCATGCAAAAACATGGAGGTTACCAAAGTATGAAGGTCTTGCAGCTCAATTATATTACTTGGAATTACCCCTAATTGAAAAACGGCATTTTTAAGACCAAATTGGATTTCAAAGTAAAAAGCCACAATATTTGCAGCAATGAGACCCACTGTAAAAATCGGCGGGCGCAACCTTGGGTTGTCATCTTTGAGAGGGATCATGCTAGTCCAGTGATTCCTAACCTAATTAAGTTTAAACACTAATTGGCATTTTGTTTGTCCGGTATGCTGAAGAGTCATTAAAGCCATTGCATGGTCATTGGGTCATTAAAAAAATGACAATAAGTGGCCAAATGACAACGAATGACTCTCAAAACCAGGTTTTGCCATTCATATCCGGTTTTTTCCCTATATGTATTATTATTTAGAAATCAAAGCACTAGCGGTTCAATCTATCCAGAAAACGGAGGTTTTAGTGGTCACGTTTTTTGCGTTATCTTCCGCTTTCACATTAATTTCGTAACGCCCGGTGGCAAGGGGTTCTTTGATATCATAAAATATTCTTTTGCGCTCCGGATCGTACTCAGCGATCAACCTGCGGCCGTTGAGCCTGATTTCAATCTCCTCTTCGCTTTTGATACCAGATAGAGTATCCTGGATATTCAACGAGATTCGAGGCGTCCGGTTTTTTAAACGTACATTGCGACCGGGCCGGATTCTGGTGATTTCCGGCGGTTCACTATCCCGGATCAAAGCAAACTGCTCAAAACTTAAAATTTTTGCCGACATTGAGCCGGCGTTTACATCGAAGCTATTGTCTATAAATATCCATTTCCTTTTGCGCAGGTCTTTGTAATAAACACCCAGCTTTTCGGGACTCGTTTCCAAATGTGGAATTCGAATATGCACAAACGCGCCTTGATTCAATAAAACATCTTTGGGTTCAATATCATAAATGTGGCTTGCAAAATCATATTTTTTTGAGAATCGGGTACTGTCAATCACAACGCGTGTGTAAATGGGCCGATAAAGCGAACCGGACCAAAAATTAACCCAAAAATTCTCGTCGCTGGAGACCATGCGGCCGGTTTTTCGAGGCCTGATTGGTCTCGCCTCAAATTGCTCAAATTTCGAAAATGCTTCGCCATTCAAAGATTCAGTGGTAATTTTTAAAAGATGGAAATTGCCGCTAAGTCTGCTTAATTCAATTCGTCCAATAAATTTTTTTAAATCCGTTTGTTGAATTTTAATCTCAACCGGATTGGGTCGATCCGGATACAAAATGATATCAGGAATACTTCCTAAGATGTTTTTTGACGAGATTGCTAACCGTATGTAATCGTCATAATAATCATAATAAAAAGTTAACTGCGGTGCATGATCGGTCTCAATTGGCTGCGGGTGAACATAAAAAAACGGCCGGGAATTGACCTTGAATTCATCTCTTGCATTTATTTTTAGAACTAACGGCTTTACTGAAATATCTTTTACCAAAACTGCGCTGGCACTGTTTTCAGCTTTATCCAGATTCCCTTCTCCGCCTTTTTCTTCTAAGTAGCTATCATCTTCCGACCACGATAATGGAATTGGCTGCCAATGATTGCCATTTAAAACAAATGCTTCTAATTCACCGACTTTTTTCAGGTCGTAAGTTACGACATCCCTGAGACTCAATTCTCCGTTCTCACCTTCGGCAATCACCGGATAGATATTAAAAGCGGCGCCCACCCGTACTTCGCCGCGAACAGTGCTGGTATTTCCCATGTAATCCGCTGTTTCGATCCGGAACTCATGAAGCCCCGGGTATAAAGAGCCGGAAGAGGCCTTCATGCTTTGCCCGGGTGAGCCAAGATTTGATTTCGATTGAAGGTTCGGGTTGGCAGTTAATGAAGCGCTTTTGAGAACGCCTGCCCAAAGTTTATTCGGCCGGTAGTAGGATTTCGTGTTGTACTTATCTTTGTACAATTTATAAAATCGTCCAAACTGCCGGCGGGATAAACGGTAGTCTCTCTCGAGTTCAACCATGCGGTTTTTTTGAAACGACAGTTTATCGTATGAATACTCAAAACGCAAAGCATCATCCACGAATAATTTAAGACTATAAACGCCATAGCCGCTGAACGAAGTCACACCTTTGTCAAAACAGCGAACCGCAATCCCGACGTTCCCCCACATCGAGATTGGCTCCTTTATAATATATTCGCCGGAGCGAACCCACTGCGGCGTCACTACGACCGGCTTGAAATCACCATTCACCTCGGAGTTGACATCCAGCGGGCTGAAGCTGACTCTTCGAACAATCGGCTTCACTCTATCCGAAATTTGATATCCCTTGGAAAGCGGATTTAAAGGGAGATTATTGGAATCTCGAATTTCAAAGTGCAGATGAGGCGCGCCGATCCCGGTCTGCCCGGAGTAAGCGATGACATCGCCTTGAGACACAGGTATTTGGCCCTTTTTCAAATATAAATTAACCCGGTATTTTCCCAAACGCCCCTGCTCTCTTTCAACGAGGTTTTGAATTTTATCGTTGAACTTTGAAAGATGCGCATAAACCGCCGTTTCCCCGGTATCAAGCTTTAAGTAGACAGCCTTGCCGTATCCACCGGGCGAAACAGACACTCGCAAAATGTATCCGGGACGAATAGCGAAAATTTTGTACCCTGTTTTTCCCCAGGTTTTAACATCAATACCAGTATGAAAACGCCGTGCCCGGTATTCACCGAAAACAGAAGTCAAATATTTGCTAGCGTCCGTAGGCCATAAGTATTTCAGAGAATTGGCAGGTTTATTTTGTGTTAAAGCAAAGGAGGGTAAGACAATTAAAAACAATAGAGGTGTTAAAATTTTACGCATGGTGCAAGCTCACATTGATGTTTTTTAAAAGATCAGGTTTGTCTGTTATAATGGCGTCAACTCGCATGTTTGTAAGTCGCTCCATCATAGCGGGCTCATTTACGCTCCAAACGACACAATAAAAACCCAACGTCTGGACTTTTTTGATAAATGCATCTTTCGCCAGGCTTTTTTCGAGATGAATCGCTTTGGCCCCGGCAAATTTTGTTAAGAGAATCTCTGAGCGGCCCACATTGAAATTTTTGTCAATCAGAAATCCGGTTAACAATTGATCATCGATTTTTTTAAGCCGCCGCATAACCAAAGGGTTGAAAGAAGAAATGATAGTTTTGTATTCAATCCCGTAATGACGTAAAACTTCTACTACCTTCTTTTCAATACGGTTCTTTGGAATGCCGTTGGTTTTGATCTCAACGTTCAGAAGCGCTCTATCACCGAGAAGATCAATGACTTCTCCGATGGTTGGTATCTGCTCATCGGTCATGCCATCGTGAGTTTTGATTCTTAACTCCTTTAACTCTTCAAGTGTTTTATTTTTAATAAATCCCCGGCCGTTTGTCATGCGGGCCAGAGTGGGATCATGAAAAACCACCAATTCGCCGGTTTTGCAGGTTCGCACATCCAGCTCAATTCCGTGCGCACCTAACTCGACCGCGGCTTTAAATGCGGCCATGCTGTTTTCAGGCGCCGAAGCCGTAAACCCGCGATGGGCAAAATTCAGCGGCTTTTGTTTAAAAATTGAGTTTTTTCCGTCCACTGATTCCCTCGATTAATCAATATCTGACATTATAAAACAGTGCAATAGTTCTTAAGACATCTCTCAATGAGTTAAATAAGTTAAAACTTTTCTTTACATTTACAACTTAAAAAACCGAAAAATGTATTTCCAAATTGACTCATTTTTTGCCAAAAAGCAGCCGGATTTTTTCCAGAACCTTTCCAGTCAACCACCTGAAACGGCAGGTTGGGGTTGACAAATATTTTAGCCAATTGTCAGCCGTTTCCCCGAAAACTTGCTCTCCTGTCAAGTTCGCCAAAATCCGCAGCAATTGCACATGCACTTTTAAGTACATCGGAGAAGCCAGGCGGCGAGTCGGGTGAAGATCGTATAAATTCCAATAGCCAGTGTCGTAACGATGGAGATTTTTTATCAAGCCACGAATCGCGATCTGGAATAAATCCTGGGCTTCGGAATTCTGCCAGAAGATTGCATAATCCAAAATTCCTAACAGAGCAAAGATGTAACCATTTAGCACCAAAGACGGAGTCTCGGTTGTAAATTCCTCGAAAATCAGTGAGCCGTCCGGAAAGCGGGCTGTGACGCCGCCTTCCGAAACCGGATGCAAAAAAGCTCGAAATGCTCTTTGAGTAATTTCAAGGATTTGATCATCCGGTGCGAGTTGGTATGTTCTGAGCAAAAGTGAAATGCCCTGGCCTTGAGCCATTCCGGAAATCCATGGCGCTTTGGCGCCGTAAAATTCTAAATCATAGTCATAAACCCAGGCGCCAATATCTCTTTGCCAATCTCTGAAATTTTCAACCAGCCAGGCCGCAGCAGCTTGAACAATTTTCAACTCAGTTTCATCATTTGAAGGAACATACTTCTGTAGATGGTACAGACCGTACTGGGAGACGGTGATTGGATTATATTGCAGTCCGAGCTTTTTACCCATATAAACTTGCGGAATGCCATTTGCGTCTAGTGAATAATCGAAGTTTTCAAGCCCGCTCCAATCAAAAGGGTAAGCTAAAGGCAGGGTCTGTTTTTTCAAGGTCTAATTTGTTTACTGGTTGCTGCTTCCATTTCCAACAGACTTAAATTTATAAATCTTTACAGTCGGGCCTAAATTCCAGAAACCAGGTTTAAATTCTTTCAACAGAATCAACTCCTTGGATTCGAAAACGCTCTGGTAAAAGCTACGGCCGTTTTGATAGCTGAGCCAGGCCGGCGTTCCCTGTTCAGGAGGTCTGCTTTTAAAATAGCGATCGTAATTATCACTCGAAACCATGACGTACTTAATCCTGGCATTTTGGACCGCTGACAACTTAGGTAGTCTTGTCTCTAAAAGCTGCCGCACATAAGCATTTTTAGCCACACCGCCACTCGCTTTGTCTTTAGCTAAAATACGCAATTTAAAATCCTTCCTCAGATTGATTAATTGGTAAGAAACCCGTCTGAGTTTTTCCTCTAGTAACCTTTCTTTTATCTCCAAAGGCAGCCACCGGCTTTCATCGGAGTTTCTAAAAAATCTCCCAGGGTCGAAAAGGTTTGGTCCATAAAAATAATTTTCGTAGGCAATCATCCCATCATCTGGAATGCTGGCTTCAATCCAATTTTTTGCTGGAGTGCGAACGTCTGTCTGGGTCAACCGGATATCCTGATAGACAATATTGACGGCAGCAGGCAAGAAAATAAGTATCAGCAAAAAAACGCGGAGAAACTTATTCAATCTTTGATTGAGAATATCATTCAAAAAAATCGCCGCTAAGATTGAAAGGGCAGGATAAATCGGCATTAAATAATGAATACTGGTACGTTGCCATAGACCGATAAATAATAGAGATGAAAGAGCAAATGAAAGCAGTAGGAGCTGCTTTCTTTCCTTTTGAAAAATAGCATATATAAACCCGGCAACCAAGACCACTCCGACACTCCAATCGGAAAAAATTATTTCCCAAAGCGGCCAAACCAGAGGAACTGAGGTGAAGTGTCCAACCATTCCGGTTGAAACGTGGGCAAAAGTGTATTGCAGAGTACCCCAAAAGGATGAAAAAGAAAACAGCCCGTAAGGAGAGCCTAACAAAAAACCAATAAAACATGCAGCAACACTGCCGGCAAGATTTTTGAACAACTCTGGCAATGCTTTTCTGTAAAGAAAAATTTGAGCAAATAACAAAGGTACAAGGATAAATCCAGCATTGTATTTTGTAGAAATAGCCAGTCCTGAAACTATACCAGCTACAAAAGACGATTTTAATGAAGGTGCCTCATAAAACCCTAATATCAAATACAGCGCCAACGCGGACATGAAAGCTACAGTGGGTTCGATTAAAATCCAGTGAGATAGATTTACGTGGGTGAAACTCAACCCTAAAACTGCGGAGGCCAAAAGCGCAATTCTTTTAGAAAAAAACCGCTGGCCTATTTTATAGGTCAACCAAATGGTTGCAACGCCAACGAGTACGCTCAAAAACCTTCCAACAAAAAAAAGTCCGGTCGGGTCAATAAAATAAGCCGTGCCGAATTCTACAGCATTTTCAAACACGCCAAAAAGTTTGCCAAAAATGAAATACAGACCATAAACTGCAAAGAGCAGATACGAGTAAAAACTCGGATAAACGAAATACGTTGGCTCCAAACTTTTCTTCGCCCCATAGGCCAGGGAGTTGATGACATTGAACGGTTCATCTGAGTTATAAAGTGAGGGCAGCCCATACCAAATCCCAACGAACCTGAAGACAAATGCCAATCCTAAGATTGCTAGAATATACTTGTGTGGGGATATTTTTGAGAGGAATTGCATGTCTTTTTAAGCAGATTTTTTTCGGCTCAAAATTATTTTCAATTTATTTAATTCTCTGCGCTCAAAAAACCCGGTCAAAAACAGCAGGACCGGAAAACTCAAAAGAAGTCCCAGCTTTAGCAAAATTTCCCAGGAACCTTGAACCGTGTATCCAAAATAAAACACCACCGAAGCAACCGCTATCAATTTAAGCAGGCGGCCAAATTCATACGGAATCGGGTAATAGCGCCGCGCAACGAAATAAAGAAACCCGCTCATTACAATGTAGCCGGCGACTTTTGCATAACCGGCTCCCATCATGCCAAATTTTGGAATTAAAAATAAGTTTACTGCAACGTTGACTGCGAGTCCGGCGCCGGTTATAATTGGCAGGAACTTCGTTTTCATTTTCAAGTGGATGCCAACAACAAAATTCACATAAACGCCATAAATTAACTGAGCAAGTAAAATGAGAGGCACCACCTTCGTACCCTGCCAATATTTTTCATCAATGAGGGTCACGCCAAAAAAATCAAATTGGACGAGTTGATCGATAAAAAAGGAGGCGGTCAAGAAAAGGCAGGCGCCAATTACGGCAAAATAAGTTAGAATCTTAGCGAATATTTCTTTGGCATCCTCCTGTTTGGAAGTGGTGAGAAAAAACGGATGCCAGGCGAATCGGAAGGCGGCGACCAACAAGGCCATTATCAATCCAAGCTTTACACCTGCATTATAAATACCGGTTTCTCCAAGTCCAACCAGCCTTTCCAAAATGTATCGATCGATTAAATCCAGCAAGACAACGGACGAAGCGGAAGGCAGGTATGGCAGCCCGAACTTGAGCAGCTCTTTAAAATCAGCCCAGCTAAATTGCAGCGAAACCTGCCGGATTAAAATGAACATGACCATCAAAAAAGTCACCCCGGAGGTCCAGACATTCGCCAGGAGAATACCGGTGACCCCTTTCTTTAAAATCACTACAAAATAAACATTTAATGAAACACTGGTGATCACATTTAAAAACTTCAGCAGAATAAAGGTGACGGATTTTTCTTCGGCTCGCAGAAATAAAAAGGGTAAGAATGCCGAGGCGTCGAACAAAAGGATAAAACTGGACAGTCGAATCAAGTGGGCGTAATTACCTTGCGTAATAAGCACGCTTGAGCAAAAACCAGCGTTGCGGTAAATCAGTACAGTTAGGATACCAGCTACAACCAACACTGCCCAGAAGGCGGTGCTGAAAACTCTTTTCCGTTGTTTGGGGTCATCGCTCAAAATAAAATAGCGTAAAAACGCCGCGTCAATTCCGTAGGTGTAAACGATGGTCATGAGCGCGATAAACATGTAAACAATCGCCAGTACGC
The sequence above is drawn from the candidate division KSB1 bacterium genome and encodes:
- a CDS encoding rhomboid family intramembrane serine protease; protein product: MIPLKDDNPRLRPPIFTVGLIAANIVAFYFEIQFGLKNAVFQLGVIPSNIIELQDLHTLVTSMFLHGGFLHLGGNMLYLWIFGDNIEGYLGHSRFLVFYL
- a CDS encoding M23 family metallopeptidase: MRKILTPLLFLIVLPSFALTQNKPANSLKYLWPTDASKYLTSVFGEYRARRFHTGIDVKTWGKTGYKIFAIRPGYILRVSVSPGGYGKAVYLKLDTGETAVYAHLSKFNDKIQNLVEREQGRLGKYRVNLYLKKGQIPVSQGDVIAYSGQTGIGAPHLHFEIRDSNNLPLNPLSKGYQISDRVKPIVRRVSFSPLDVNSEVNGDFKPVVVTPQWVRSGEYIIKEPISMWGNVGIAVRCFDKGVTSFSGYGVYSLKLFVDDALRFEYSYDKLSFQKNRMVELERDYRLSRRQFGRFYKLYKDKYNTKSYYRPNKLWAGVLKSASLTANPNLQSKSNLGSPGQSMKASSGSLYPGLHEFRIETADYMGNTSTVRGEVRVGAAFNIYPVIAEGENGELSLRDVVTYDLKKVGELEAFVLNGNHWQPIPLSWSEDDSYLEEKGGEGNLDKAENSASAVLVKDISVKPLVLKINARDEFKVNSRPFFYVHPQPIETDHAPQLTFYYDYYDDYIRLAISSKNILGSIPDIILYPDRPNPVEIKIQQTDLKKFIGRIELSRLSGNFHLLKITTESLNGEAFSKFEQFEARPIRPRKTGRMVSSDENFWVNFWSGSLYRPIYTRVVIDSTRFSKKYDFASHIYDIEPKDVLLNQGAFVHIRIPHLETSPEKLGVYYKDLRKRKWIFIDNSFDVNAGSMSAKILSFEQFALIRDSEPPEITRIRPGRNVRLKNRTPRISLNIQDTLSGIKSEEEIEIRLNGRRLIAEYDPERKRIFYDIKEPLATGRYEINVKAEDNAKNVTTKTSVFWID
- a CDS encoding glycerophosphodiester phosphodiesterase, whose translation is MDGKNSIFKQKPLNFAHRGFTASAPENSMAAFKAAVELGAHGIELDVRTCKTGELVVFHDPTLARMTNGRGFIKNKTLEELKELRIKTHDGMTDEQIPTIGEVIDLLGDRALLNVEIKTNGIPKNRIEKKVVEVLRHYGIEYKTIISSFNPLVMRRLKKIDDQLLTGFLIDKNFNVGRSEILLTKFAGAKAIHLEKSLAKDAFIKKVQTLGFYCVVWSVNEPAMMERLTNMRVDAIITDKPDLLKNINVSLHHA
- a CDS encoding glycosyltransferase family 39 protein — encoded protein: MQFLSKISPHKYILAILGLAFVFRFVGIWYGLPSLYNSDEPFNVINSLAYGAKKSLEPTYFVYPSFYSYLLFAVYGLYFIFGKLFGVFENAVEFGTAYFIDPTGLFFVGRFLSVLVGVATIWLTYKIGQRFFSKRIALLASAVLGLSFTHVNLSHWILIEPTVAFMSALALYLILGFYEAPSLKSSFVAGIVSGLAISTKYNAGFILVPLLFAQIFLYRKALPELFKNLAGSVAACFIGFLLGSPYGLFSFSSFWGTLQYTFAHVSTGMVGHFTSVPLVWPLWEIIFSDWSVGVVLVAGFIYAIFQKERKQLLLLSFALSSLLFIGLWQRTSIHYLMPIYPALSILAAIFLNDILNQRLNKFLRVFLLILIFLPAAVNIVYQDIRLTQTDVRTPAKNWIEASIPDDGMIAYENYFYGPNLFDPGRFFRNSDESRWLPLEIKERLLEEKLRRVSYQLINLRKDFKLRILAKDKASGGVAKNAYVRQLLETRLPKLSAVQNARIKYVMVSSDNYDRYFKSRPPEQGTPAWLSYQNGRSFYQSVFESKELILLKEFKPGFWNLGPTVKIYKFKSVGNGSSNQ
- a CDS encoding oligosaccharide flippase family protein — translated: MLSSLKRLTKHSAVYGLGNIVTRLVTFLLLPLHTNQLNTNDFGVLAIVYMFIALMTIVYTYGIDAAFLRYFILSDDPKQRKRVFSTAFWAVLVVAGILTVLIYRNAGFCSSVLITQGNYAHLIRLSSFILLFDASAFLPFLFLRAEEKSVTFILLKFLNVITSVSLNVYFVVILKKGVTGILLANVWTSGVTFLMVMFILIRQVSLQFSWADFKELLKFGLPYLPSASSVVLLDLIDRYILERLVGLGETGIYNAGVKLGLIMALLVAAFRFAWHPFFLTTSKQEDAKEIFAKILTYFAVIGACLFLTASFFIDQLVQFDFFGVTLIDEKYWQGTKVVPLILLAQLIYGVYVNFVVGIHLKMKTKFLPIITGAGLAVNVAVNLFLIPKFGMMGAGYAKVAGYIVMSGFLYFVARRYYPIPYEFGRLLKLIAVASVVFYFGYTVQGSWEILLKLGLLLSFPVLLFLTGFFERRELNKLKIILSRKKSA